In the Epinephelus lanceolatus isolate andai-2023 chromosome 6, ASM4190304v1, whole genome shotgun sequence genome, one interval contains:
- the alg6 gene encoding dolichyl pyrophosphate Man9GlcNAc2 alpha-1,3-glucosyltransferase: MQTWSLVSISVLLGVVVRWGVSLNSYSGAGKPPMFGDYEAQRHWQEVTYNLPVKEWYFNTTENDLNYWGLDYPPLTAYHSLICAFIAKTINPEWVELHKSRGYESPAHKLFMRATVLVADLLIYIPAVVLYCLYLTDGSSRKKVSTLFCFLLYPGLILIDYGHFQYNAVSLGFALWGVLALGLGWDVFGSVAFCLALNYKQMELYHALPFFCYLLGKSVKLGLMGRGLFLLVRIASTVLVTFALCWLPFLSDPSQAMQVVRRIFPVARGLFEDKVANTWCSLNTLIKIRSILSSDSQICLSLACTLLAVLPSSVRLLTKPTFWQFKLALANSSLAFFLFSYQVHEKSILLAALPACLLLNDLPLMGIWFLQVSTFSMLPLLLKDGLLVPYVVTSLAFLFFSIYLLSALEHCSEEELRLGTYRKLFFCLPKRNLAWIVRWKFYISVAAMAGLSVVTVALDPPSHLPDLFPVLVSTTAFVHFLGTFVHFNIVQFSEPPNRKSQKKNN, encoded by the exons ATGCAAACGTGGAGTCTCGTATCAATTTCCGTGTTGCTCGGCGTTGTTGTGAGATGGGGCGTTTCGTTAAACTCATATTCAG GGGCGGGGAAACCTCCCATGTTTGGCGACTATGAAGCTCAAAGGCACTGGCAAGAGGTGACCTACAACCTCCCTGTCAAGGAATG GTACTTTAACACCACTGAGAATGACTTGAACTACTGGGGCCTTGACTATCCACCTCTGACTGCCTACCACAGCCTGATCTGTGCCTTTAT AGCCAAGACAATAAACCCTGAATGGGTGGAGCTCCACAAATCCAGAGGTTATGAAAGCCCAGCACACAAGTTATTCATGAGAGCTACAG tCCTGGTGGCAGATTTGTTAATATACATCCCTGCGGTGGTTTTATACTGTTTATACCTCACTGATGGTTCTTCAAGAAAAAAG GTTTCCACTTTGTTCTGCTTCCTTCTCTACCCAGGCCTAATTCTCATAGACTATGGGCATTTCCA GTACAATGCAGTGAGTTTGGGCTTTGCCCTGTGGGGAGTTCTGGCTCTGGGTCTGGGCTGGGACGTGTTTGGCTCTGTGGCCTTCTGCCTGGCTCTCAACTACAAACAGATGGAGCTGTACCATGCTCTGCCTTTCTTCTGCTACCTGCTGGGGAAGAGTGTCAAACTGGGCCTGATGGGGCGAGG GCTTTTCCTGTTGGTGAGAATTGCTTCTACAGTGTTGGTGACTTTTGCCCTCTGCTGGCTGCCCTTCCTGTCCGACCCCAGTCAGGCCATGCAGGTGGTCAGGAGGATTTTTCCCGTGGCTCGCGGTCTGTTTGAG gatAAGGTGGCCAACACATGGTGCAGCTTGAACACCCTGATAAAGATCAGATCCATTCTGTCCAGTGACTCCCAGATCTGCCTCAG TTTAGCCTGCACTCTCCTGGCAGTGCTACCTTCCAGCGTCAGACTCCTGACCAAGCCCACTTTCTGGCAGTTTAAACTGGCTTTG GCCAATTCATCTCTGgcgtttttcctcttctcctaTCAAGTCCACGAAAAGTCCATCCTCTTGGCTGCCTT GCCTGCCTGCCTCCTGCTGAATGACCTCCCTTTGATGGGTATTTGGTTCCTGCAGGTGTCTACATTCAG CATGCTGCCTCTGCTTCTGAAGGACGGCCTACTGGTGCCTTATGTCGTGACCTCGTTGGCCTTCCTCTTCTTCAGCATCTATCTACTGTCTGCACTGGAGCACTGTTCAGAGGAAGAGCTGAGACTGGGAACCTACCGAAAACTGTTCTTCTGCCTACCCAAACGGAATCTGGCCTGGATTGTAAGATGGAAG TTCTACATCAGTGTCGCAGCCATGGCTGGTCTGAGTGTCGTGACTGTAGCTCTGGATCCTCCATCACATCTACCTGACTTGTTTCCCGTGCTGGTGTCTACTACTGCTTTCGTGCACTTCTTGGGAACCTTTGTACATTTCAACATTGTCCAGTTTAGCGAGCCACCCAACAGAAAGAGCCAGAAGAAGAACAACTGA